The nucleotide window TAAGACTAGAGCTTGTGATGCCGCCACGTGGCCGTATATCTTTGTCGTCTCCTATAAAACCACCTGTTTCCAATTTGATTCTTCGATTAGGAAGAACGGAGCATTGAGAGGGCGTTTTATGGCGAGGTTCTCCGTCGACGGCGCCGGCGACGGCCCGGGGAAGAAGCGGAAGCGGGTTCCCGGATCCTCAGATGAGAGTCAAAGTAGCAGCAGCGGTCTCGTCAAGGGAAACAACTCTGAGAACCATGAGGCGATGGTGAAATCCGACGAGCGAATGTCAAAGGATGTGGAAAACGAGGAGGAGAGTGAGGAGGGAGGAAGAGACCAGGGTGCTTCGAATGGGAATTGAACTGTTGTTAGAATCGATACCGATGTGCTCTATTGCTTTATCTGTTTCGAGGCTTTGCTTCCTCCCATTTACCAGGTTAGATTTTTCTTGCAATtacttgattttcttctttttttttttgttctttttattgttatttgcaTCTATTTTGTATCAATCGCTGATTTTTTCCCCTAATTTTGAATGATCATACAAGTCTTAAACTGTTAATGCTTTGATTGGGATTGTGGGATGATAGAAATTAGTGGAAAACGGTGAGAGGAAAattacatatgtttttttagatggtttaaatttttcagatggtttttttttttttaattgttgtttcatgttattttcttcagttgactaaacaataagaaaatggTTCACTTTGATGATTAATGTTTGGGAACATGAGATCTGGAAAGGCAAAAGCTTGAAGATAATTGTGTTTAATGAGTGTTGCAGTTCACAGGATAGTTCAAAGAAGAGCACCAATTTTTCTAATCTGCAaagatgttttaattaattttcatgccAAGGAATAGGTGAAGGGTGATCTAAAACTTTGATATGTctattatcttaaaaaattctTTCTA belongs to Dioscorea cayenensis subsp. rotundata cultivar TDr96_F1 chromosome 17, TDr96_F1_v2_PseudoChromosome.rev07_lg8_w22 25.fasta, whole genome shotgun sequence and includes:
- the LOC120280256 gene encoding uncharacterized protein LOC120280256 isoform X2 produces the protein MWKTRRRVRREEETRVLRMGIELLLESIPMCSIALSVSRLCFLPFTRGIYQSSKDVCTMLVDSLLTYNAQIVMWCAYATASLLVPNVRTARN